The following are encoded in a window of Aromatoleum petrolei genomic DNA:
- a CDS encoding asparaginase, with protein sequence MPTLALVATGGTIAGAAASATDTTGYTAGALGADALLAAVPPLADVAQIRAEQLFSLDSKDMQPAHWLALGRRVRALLDDPAIDGIVITHGTDTLEETAAFLDLTLAAAKPVVLTAAMRPATALSADGPMNLYNAACVAAHPDSRGRGVLVSFGDAILPARGVRKRETHRLDAFGSASAGAIGQTDPLRYFAPPPAGARLCLQLPPDLADLPRVDVLYVGAGTPPALVDVMIADGARGLVLALPGNGSLPEAWEAPLAAAGARGIPVIRASRAGTGPVGHKALDDRLGTRAAGELPASQARVALMLALAAGDPARLDLVLGDAG encoded by the coding sequence ATGCCCACCCTCGCCCTCGTCGCCACCGGCGGCACCATCGCCGGCGCCGCGGCATCTGCCACCGACACCACCGGCTACACCGCCGGCGCGCTCGGCGCCGACGCGCTGCTCGCCGCCGTGCCGCCGCTCGCCGACGTCGCGCAAATCCGCGCCGAACAGCTCTTCAGCCTCGACAGCAAGGACATGCAGCCGGCGCACTGGCTCGCGCTCGGCCGCCGCGTCCGCGCCCTGCTGGACGATCCCGCGATCGACGGCATCGTCATCACGCACGGCACCGACACGCTGGAAGAGACCGCGGCCTTCCTGGACCTGACGCTCGCCGCCGCCAAGCCCGTCGTCCTCACCGCCGCGATGCGCCCCGCGACGGCACTGTCTGCCGACGGTCCGATGAACCTCTACAACGCCGCCTGCGTCGCCGCTCACCCGGACAGTCGCGGCCGGGGCGTGCTGGTGAGCTTCGGCGACGCGATCCTGCCCGCCCGCGGCGTGAGAAAGCGCGAGACCCACCGCCTCGACGCCTTCGGCAGCGCGAGCGCCGGCGCGATCGGGCAGACCGACCCGCTGCGCTATTTCGCCCCGCCGCCGGCCGGGGCGCGGCTGTGCCTGCAACTCCCGCCCGATCTCGCCGATCTGCCGCGCGTCGACGTCCTCTACGTCGGCGCGGGCACGCCGCCCGCCCTCGTCGATGTCATGATCGCGGATGGTGCTCGCGGCCTGGTGCTCGCGCTGCCCGGCAACGGCAGTCTGCCCGAGGCCTGGGAAGCGCCGCTCGCGGCCGCCGGCGCGCGCGGCATTCCGGTGATCCGCGCCTCCCGCGCGGGCACGGGGCCGGTCGGGCACAAGGCGCTGGACGATCGCCTCGGCACGCGGGCCGCGGGCGAGCTGCCGGCCTCGCAGGCGCGCGTCGCACTGATGCTAGCGCTCGCAGCCGGCGACCCCGCCCGGCTCGACCTCGTCCTCGGCGACGCCGGCTGA
- the cysB gene encoding HTH-type transcriptional regulator CysB: MNLQQLRYIHEVARRGLNVSDAAEALFTSQPGVSKQIRQFEAELGVDIFVRHGKRLVDVTAPGRQVLAIAERMLRDADNLRQVGEEFTNEVAGDLSIATTHTQARYVLPRVVRDFMQRFPLVKLSLHQGSPRQVCDMVMSGEADIAIATEAIAEYDEMVMLPCYQWNRCIVATPRHPILKEHPLTLEAIARYPVITYDDAFTGRSLINKAFLGRGLRPNVVLTALDSDVIKTYVAMDLGIGIVARMAYDPATDRGLGMADAAHLFESSTTRVGLRRNAYLRGYVYAFIELFAPHLTRRMIDVALAGGGEDYGM; the protein is encoded by the coding sequence ATGAACCTCCAGCAGCTGCGTTACATCCATGAAGTCGCGCGCCGTGGGCTGAACGTCTCGGACGCCGCGGAAGCCCTGTTCACGTCGCAGCCGGGGGTGTCGAAGCAGATCCGGCAGTTCGAGGCGGAACTGGGGGTGGATATCTTCGTGCGCCACGGCAAGCGCCTCGTCGATGTCACGGCGCCGGGCAGGCAGGTGCTGGCGATTGCCGAGCGCATGCTGCGCGACGCGGACAACCTGCGCCAGGTCGGGGAGGAGTTCACCAACGAGGTTGCGGGCGACCTCTCCATCGCGACCACCCACACGCAGGCGCGCTACGTGCTGCCGCGCGTGGTCCGCGACTTCATGCAGCGTTTTCCGCTGGTGAAGCTGTCGCTGCATCAGGGCAGCCCCCGCCAGGTGTGCGACATGGTGATGTCGGGCGAGGCGGACATCGCGATCGCGACCGAGGCGATCGCCGAGTACGACGAGATGGTGATGCTGCCCTGCTATCAGTGGAACCGCTGCATCGTCGCGACGCCGCGCCACCCGATCCTGAAGGAGCATCCGCTGACGCTGGAGGCGATCGCGCGCTATCCGGTGATCACCTACGACGATGCCTTCACCGGGCGCAGCCTGATCAACAAGGCCTTCCTCGGGCGCGGGCTGCGGCCGAACGTGGTGCTGACGGCGCTGGACTCGGACGTGATCAAGACCTACGTGGCGATGGATCTGGGCATCGGCATCGTCGCGCGCATGGCCTACGACCCGGCGACCGACCGCGGACTGGGAATGGCGGACGCCGCCCACCTGTTCGAATCGAGCACGACGCGCGTGGGGCTTCGACGCAACGCCTACCTGCGCGGCTACGTGTATGCGTTCATCGAGCTGTTCGCGCCGCACCTGACGCGGCGGATGATCGACGTGGCGCTGGCGGGCGGCGGTGAGGACTACGGGATGTAG
- a CDS encoding sulfite exporter TauE/SafE family protein, which translates to MDFAYTVAGFAVGAIVGLTGVGGGSLMTPLLVLLFGIHPSVAVGTDLLYAAITKAGGTLAHGMRGTVDWTVTRRLATGSIPAAALTLVLVGKFAPGGIDGAANLIKVALGIALLLTAVAIIFRKQIQSYAVNRFGGVPNPARTARLTVLTGAVLGVLVSISSVGAGALGVTALFFLYPTMPALRIVGSDIAHAVPLTLVAGIGHWMLGSVDWFLLGSLIVGSLPGIWLGSHISTKVPDRVLRPMLATMLVLVGAKLIGH; encoded by the coding sequence ATGGACTTTGCCTACACAGTCGCCGGGTTCGCGGTCGGCGCCATCGTCGGTTTGACCGGCGTCGGCGGCGGATCGCTGATGACGCCGCTGCTCGTGCTGCTGTTCGGCATCCATCCCTCGGTCGCGGTCGGCACCGACCTCCTCTACGCCGCGATCACCAAGGCCGGTGGCACCCTTGCCCACGGCATGAGGGGCACGGTCGACTGGACCGTGACAAGGCGGCTCGCCACCGGTAGCATCCCCGCCGCTGCGCTGACGCTGGTGCTGGTCGGCAAGTTCGCCCCGGGCGGCATCGACGGCGCTGCCAACCTCATCAAGGTGGCGTTGGGAATCGCGCTGCTGCTGACCGCGGTCGCGATCATCTTCCGCAAGCAGATCCAGTCCTACGCAGTAAATCGCTTCGGCGGCGTGCCCAACCCTGCCCGCACCGCACGCCTCACCGTCCTGACCGGGGCGGTCCTTGGCGTGCTGGTGTCGATCTCCTCGGTCGGCGCCGGCGCGCTGGGCGTTACGGCGCTGTTCTTCCTTTACCCCACGATGCCGGCGCTGCGCATCGTGGGCTCGGACATCGCCCACGCGGTGCCGCTGACGCTGGTCGCCGGCATCGGTCACTGGATGCTCGGCAGCGTCGACTGGTTCCTGCTGGGCAGCCTCATCGTCGGCTCGCTGCCGGGGATCTGGCTCGGCAGCCACATTTCGACGAAGGTGCCCGACCGGGTGCTGCGGCCGATGCTCGCGACGATGCTGGTGCTGGTCGGCGCGAAGCTGATCGGACACTGA
- a CDS encoding nitrite/sulfite reductase — MYQYDEYDQHLLDERVAQFREQMRRHLAGELTDDEFRPVRLQNGLYIQRHAPMFRISVPYGHLASRQLRKLAHLARTYDHGYAHFTTRTNVQFNWSPLEVIPDMLAELATVQMHANQTSGNDIRNITADPFAGVAADEIVDPRPWAEILRQWATYNPEFAYLPRKFKIAVNGALEDRVVLRVYDIGIDLKRDAEGNIGFRVLVGGGLGRTPILGEEIESFVPWQHLITYCEAILRVYNRYGRRDNIWKARIKILVKALGVEEFRWQVREEWAHAKDGPNTLTEAEVARVAAHFVDPQYEDLPADDKPHHHHLVENLAFAAWVKRNVRAHKKPGYASVTLSLKKTGVAPGDISADQMDLVANLADRFSFGEARMTHEQNIVLADVKLSNLYTLWQLARDAGLATPNIGLLTDIICCPGGDFCSLANAKSIPIAQAIQERFDDLDYLYDIGDIDINISGCMNSCGHHHVGHIGILGVDKNGEEWYQVTIGGTQGNSTALGKVIGPSFARAQMADVVEKLIETYIEHRHPDERFIDTAHRLGVEPFKQNVYGGELFTQRKVANA, encoded by the coding sequence ATGTACCAATACGACGAATACGACCAGCACCTTCTCGACGAACGCGTCGCGCAGTTCCGCGAACAGATGCGGCGCCACCTCGCCGGCGAGCTGACCGACGACGAGTTCCGTCCCGTGCGGCTACAGAATGGCCTGTACATCCAGCGCCACGCGCCGATGTTCCGGATCTCGGTGCCCTACGGCCATCTCGCCAGCCGCCAGCTGCGCAAGCTCGCCCACCTCGCGCGCACCTACGACCACGGCTACGCGCACTTCACGACGCGCACCAACGTCCAGTTCAACTGGTCGCCGCTGGAAGTGATCCCCGACATGCTCGCCGAGCTGGCGACCGTGCAGATGCACGCGAACCAGACCTCGGGCAACGACATCCGCAACATCACGGCCGACCCCTTCGCCGGCGTCGCCGCCGACGAGATCGTCGACCCGCGTCCGTGGGCGGAAATCCTGCGCCAGTGGGCAACCTACAACCCGGAATTCGCCTACCTGCCGCGCAAGTTCAAGATCGCCGTGAACGGCGCACTCGAAGACCGCGTCGTGCTGCGCGTCTACGACATCGGCATCGACCTCAAGCGCGACGCCGAAGGCAACATCGGCTTCCGCGTGCTGGTCGGTGGCGGTCTCGGCCGCACGCCCATCCTCGGCGAGGAGATCGAAAGCTTCGTGCCGTGGCAGCACCTGATCACCTATTGCGAAGCGATCCTGCGCGTCTATAACCGCTACGGCCGGCGCGACAACATCTGGAAGGCCCGCATCAAGATCCTCGTCAAAGCGCTCGGCGTCGAAGAATTCCGCTGGCAGGTGCGCGAGGAATGGGCACACGCCAAGGACGGCCCGAACACCCTCACGGAAGCCGAGGTCGCCCGCGTCGCCGCGCACTTCGTCGATCCGCAGTACGAAGACCTGCCGGCCGACGACAAGCCGCATCACCATCATCTCGTCGAAAACCTCGCCTTCGCCGCATGGGTCAAGCGCAACGTACGTGCCCACAAGAAACCGGGCTACGCGTCGGTGACGCTCTCGCTGAAGAAGACCGGCGTCGCGCCGGGCGACATCAGCGCCGACCAGATGGACCTCGTCGCCAACCTGGCCGACCGCTTCAGCTTCGGCGAGGCGCGGATGACGCACGAGCAGAACATCGTGCTCGCCGACGTGAAGCTGTCAAACCTCTACACGCTGTGGCAACTCGCCCGCGATGCAGGCCTGGCAACACCGAACATCGGCCTGCTGACCGACATCATCTGCTGCCCGGGCGGCGACTTCTGCAGCCTTGCGAACGCGAAGTCGATCCCGATCGCGCAGGCGATCCAGGAGCGCTTCGACGATCTCGACTACCTCTACGACATCGGCGACATCGACATCAACATCTCCGGCTGCATGAACTCCTGCGGCCACCACCACGTCGGGCACATCGGCATCCTCGGCGTCGATAAGAACGGCGAGGAGTGGTACCAGGTCACGATCGGCGGCACGCAAGGCAACAGCACCGCCCTCGGCAAGGTCATCGGGCCGTCGTTCGCACGTGCGCAGATGGCCGACGTCGTCGAGAAGCTGATCGAAACCTACATCGAACACCGGCACCCCGACGAGCGCTTCATCGACACGGCGCACCGCCTCGGCGTCGAACCGTTCAAGCAGAACGTCTATGGCGGCGAACTATTCACGCAAAGGAAGGTGGCGAATGCCTAA
- a CDS encoding DUF934 domain-containing protein translates to MPKLIKNGRIVADDWQIVSLAEGETAGDAIVPAGRTLVPLAVWQARHAELAARADRGEVGVWLNAGDGPEDIDDDVKRFAVIAVNFPKFTDGRGYSTAMLLRTRYGYTGELRAIGDVLRDQFNYMTRSGFDALQPRADRYTDEQLEAAVASISDFTQPYQASATHPQPLFRRVARAGAKA, encoded by the coding sequence ATGCCTAAGCTGATCAAGAACGGTCGGATCGTCGCGGACGACTGGCAGATCGTCTCGCTTGCCGAGGGCGAGACTGCAGGAGACGCAATCGTGCCTGCCGGGCGCACGCTCGTGCCCTTGGCCGTATGGCAGGCCCGCCACGCCGAACTCGCGGCGCGCGCCGATCGTGGCGAAGTGGGCGTGTGGCTGAATGCCGGTGACGGCCCCGAGGACATTGACGACGACGTCAAGCGCTTCGCCGTCATCGCGGTAAACTTCCCCAAGTTCACCGACGGCCGTGGCTACTCGACCGCCATGCTGCTGCGCACGCGCTACGGCTACACCGGCGAGCTGCGCGCGATCGGCGACGTACTGCGCGACCAGTTCAACTACATGACGCGCAGCGGCTTCGACGCGCTGCAGCCGCGCGCGGACCGCTACACCGACGAGCAGCTCGAAGCCGCCGTCGCGAGCATCAGCGACTTCACGCAACCCTACCAGGCCTCGGCCACCCATCCGCAGCCGCTGTTCCGCCGCGTCGCGCGCGCCGGAGCGAAGGCATGA
- a CDS encoding phosphoadenylyl-sulfate reductase, whose translation MSGAVSLLRPAAKNPAIHPVLTEPLVEAVSDKTGSALALLRAAIAELGATGEITFANSFGAEDMVLTDLILREKLAIEIFSLDTGRLPAETYTLMGEVEQHYGTRLKVFFPKSDAVETYVRTHGINGFYESVEMRKACCHMRKVEPLQRALSGKKAWITGLRAAQSTTRTGLPTREFDEGNGLVKFNPLSDWSETEVWAYLRMHEVPYNALHEQFYPSIGCAPCTRAIAVGEDVRAGRWWWEDPTSKECGLHVKKG comes from the coding sequence ATGAGCGGAGCAGTCAGCCTGCTGCGCCCGGCGGCGAAGAACCCGGCGATTCATCCGGTGCTCACCGAGCCGCTGGTTGAAGCCGTCAGCGACAAGACCGGCTCCGCCCTCGCCCTGTTGCGCGCAGCGATCGCCGAACTCGGCGCCACGGGCGAAATCACCTTCGCGAACAGCTTCGGTGCCGAGGACATGGTCCTCACCGACCTGATCCTGCGCGAAAAGCTGGCGATCGAAATCTTCTCGCTCGACACCGGCCGCCTGCCCGCGGAAACCTACACGCTGATGGGCGAAGTCGAGCAGCACTACGGCACTCGCCTGAAGGTCTTCTTCCCGAAGTCCGACGCCGTCGAAACCTACGTGCGCACGCACGGCATCAACGGGTTTTACGAATCCGTCGAGATGCGCAAGGCCTGCTGCCACATGCGCAAGGTCGAACCGCTGCAGCGCGCGCTTTCCGGCAAGAAGGCCTGGATCACCGGCCTGCGCGCCGCACAATCGACGACGCGCACCGGCCTGCCGACGCGCGAGTTCGACGAGGGCAACGGGCTGGTGAAGTTCAACCCGCTGTCGGACTGGTCCGAGACCGAAGTGTGGGCCTACCTGCGCATGCACGAAGTGCCTTACAACGCGCTGCACGAGCAGTTCTACCCCAGCATCGGCTGTGCCCCCTGCACCCGCGCCATCGCGGTCGGCGAGGACGTCCGCGCCGGGCGCTGGTGGTGGGAGGACCCGACCTCCAAGGAATGCGGGCTTCACGTCAAGAAGGGCTGA
- the cysD gene encoding sulfate adenylyltransferase subunit CysD, with translation MSTLTRQTLSHLDWLEAEAIHIMREVAGQCANPVLLFSGGKDSICMLRIAEKAFRPGKFPFPLMHIDTGHNYKEVVEFRDKRAAELGERLIVRSVEDSMKRGTVVLKHDNESRNKHQSVTLLEAIEEFGFDACIGGARRDEEKARAKERIMSFRDEFGQWDPKNQRPELWNLYNARSHKGENIRAFPISNWTEMDVWQYIEREKLELPSIYFAHQRPVVIRQGAIVPVNVPLMSGELTNLPRAGEEIVDLQVRFRTVGDISCTAPVESDADTVEKIVIETATTTITERGATRLDDQTSEASMEQRKKEGYF, from the coding sequence ATGTCCACGCTGACCCGTCAAACCCTGTCCCACCTCGACTGGCTCGAAGCCGAGGCGATCCACATCATGCGCGAGGTCGCCGGCCAGTGCGCCAATCCCGTGCTGCTTTTCTCCGGCGGCAAGGATTCGATCTGCATGCTGCGCATCGCCGAGAAGGCCTTCCGCCCGGGCAAGTTTCCCTTCCCCCTGATGCACATCGACACCGGCCATAACTACAAGGAAGTGGTCGAGTTCCGCGACAAGCGCGCAGCCGAGCTGGGCGAGCGGCTGATCGTCCGCTCGGTGGAAGACTCCATGAAGCGCGGCACCGTCGTCCTGAAGCACGACAACGAGTCGCGCAACAAGCACCAGTCGGTGACGCTGCTCGAGGCGATCGAGGAATTCGGTTTCGACGCCTGCATCGGCGGCGCCCGTCGCGACGAGGAGAAGGCCCGCGCGAAGGAGCGGATCATGAGCTTCCGCGACGAGTTCGGCCAGTGGGACCCGAAGAACCAGCGCCCCGAGCTGTGGAACCTGTACAACGCCCGCAGCCACAAGGGCGAGAACATCCGCGCCTTCCCGATCAGCAACTGGACCGAAATGGACGTGTGGCAGTACATCGAGCGCGAGAAGCTCGAACTGCCGTCGATCTACTTCGCCCACCAGCGCCCCGTCGTCATTCGCCAGGGCGCCATCGTGCCGGTCAACGTGCCACTGATGAGCGGAGAACTGACCAACCTGCCCAGGGCCGGCGAGGAAATCGTCGATCTGCAGGTGCGTTTCCGTACCGTCGGCGACATCTCCTGCACGGCGCCGGTCGAGTCGGACGCCGACACTGTGGAAAAGATCGTGATCGAAACCGCCACCACGACCATCACCGAGCGCGGTGCGACCCGTCTGGACGACCAGACTTCGGAGGCGTCGATGGAACAGCGGAAGAAGGAAGGTTATTTCTGA
- the cysN gene encoding sulfate adenylyltransferase subunit CysN, with translation MSALENLPDTDHGLLRFLTCGSVDDGKSTLIGRLLFDTKTILADTLNAIEKTSAKRGTSAVDLSLLTDGLQAEREQGITIDVAYRYFSTGTRKYIIADAPGHEQYTRNMVTAASTANLAIILVDARKGVLTQTRRHSYLASLVGIPHLLVAVNKMDLVDYDQATFERIKADYLAFAEKLGIKDVRFIPLSALNGDMIVDRGERLGWYDGPTLLDILETVPAAHTEQAEDFRFPVQFVCRPQDSANPELHDYRGFMGRVESGEIVVGDTVTVLPAGRTSTIKDIQIGGESIERAIHEQSVTLLLADEIDISRGDMIVKTAEAPEQLKQIDATLCWLSETPLSPARTYLLRHTTREVKAKVAKIDYRLDVNTLAQEPATALAMNDIARLTLKLAQPILADPYVENRATGAFIIIDESTNNTVGAGMIG, from the coding sequence ATGTCCGCCCTCGAAAACCTGCCCGACACCGATCACGGCCTGCTGCGCTTCCTCACCTGCGGTAGCGTCGACGACGGCAAGAGCACCCTGATCGGCCGTCTGCTGTTCGACACCAAGACCATCCTCGCCGACACGCTGAACGCCATCGAGAAGACCTCCGCCAAGCGCGGCACGAGCGCCGTCGACCTCTCGCTGCTCACCGACGGCCTGCAAGCCGAGCGCGAGCAGGGCATCACGATCGACGTCGCCTATCGCTACTTCTCCACCGGCACCCGCAAGTACATCATCGCCGACGCCCCGGGCCACGAGCAGTACACCCGCAACATGGTGACCGCCGCCTCCACCGCCAACCTCGCGATCATCCTCGTCGATGCGCGCAAGGGCGTGCTCACCCAGACCCGCCGCCACTCCTACCTTGCGAGCCTCGTCGGCATTCCACACCTCCTCGTCGCCGTGAACAAGATGGACCTCGTCGACTACGACCAGGCCACCTTCGAACGCATCAAGGCCGACTACCTCGCCTTCGCCGAAAAGCTCGGCATCAAGGACGTCCGCTTCATCCCCCTGTCCGCCCTCAACGGCGACATGATCGTCGACCGCGGCGAGCGCCTCGGCTGGTACGACGGCCCGACGCTGCTCGACATCCTCGAGACTGTGCCCGCCGCGCACACCGAACAGGCCGAAGACTTCCGCTTCCCCGTGCAATTCGTCTGCCGCCCGCAAGACTCGGCCAACCCCGAACTGCACGACTACCGCGGCTTCATGGGCCGCGTCGAATCGGGAGAAATCGTGGTCGGCGACACCGTCACCGTCCTGCCCGCAGGGCGCACCAGCACGATCAAGGACATCCAGATCGGCGGCGAGAGCATCGAGCGCGCGATCCACGAACAGTCCGTCACCCTGCTGCTCGCCGACGAGATCGACATCTCGCGCGGCGACATGATCGTCAAGACTGCCGAAGCACCCGAACAGCTGAAACAGATCGACGCCACCCTGTGCTGGCTGTCCGAGACGCCCCTGTCGCCCGCCCGCACCTACCTCCTGCGCCACACCACGCGCGAAGTGAAGGCCAAGGTCGCGAAGATCGACTACCGTCTCGACGTGAACACGCTCGCTCAGGAACCCGCGACCGCGCTCGCGATGAACGATATCGCGCGCCTGACGCTCAAACTGGCGCAACCGATCTTGGCCGACCCCTACGTCGAGAATCGCGCCACCGGTGCCTTCATCATCATCGACGAAAGCACCAACAACACCGTCGGCGCAGGCATGATCGGCTGA
- a CDS encoding nitronate monooxygenase: MKCLDDFRLRFGSREYVPIMIGGMGVDISTSDLSLEAARLGGIGHISDAMLPTVSDRRYDTKYVRDKLKQYKYNVANANKSEVQFDLGLVAEATQTHVRRTMERKRGDGLIFINCMEKLTMNGPKETLRVRLRAAMDAGIDGITLAAGLHLGSFGLIEDHPRFRDVKLGIIVSSLRALQLFLRKSARTNRLPDYVVVEGPLAGGHLGFGMDWAQYDLHAIVAEIREWLAAEHLDIPLIPAGGIFTGSDAVRFLESGSAAVQVATRFTVSHECGLPPDVQQHYFAAQEQDIEVNNISPTGYPMRMLKSSPAIGSGIRPNCEAYGYLLDGNGNCAYITAYNRELALHPDEKRLKVMDKTCLCTHMRNFDCWTCGHYTYRLKDTTHRRADGTYRILTAEHIFHDYQYSKDNKIALPAVETGEAAGSA, from the coding sequence ATGAAATGTCTCGATGATTTTCGCCTGCGGTTCGGGAGCAGGGAATACGTACCGATCATGATTGGCGGGATGGGGGTAGACATCTCCACGTCAGATCTGTCGCTCGAGGCAGCACGCCTCGGCGGCATCGGCCACATTTCCGATGCCATGCTGCCGACCGTCAGCGACCGTCGCTACGACACCAAGTACGTGCGCGACAAGCTCAAGCAGTACAAGTACAACGTCGCCAACGCCAACAAGTCCGAAGTCCAGTTCGACCTCGGCCTGGTCGCCGAGGCCACGCAGACCCATGTCCGCCGCACGATGGAACGCAAGCGCGGCGACGGCCTGATCTTCATCAACTGCATGGAAAAGTTGACGATGAACGGGCCCAAGGAAACGCTGCGCGTGCGCCTGCGCGCGGCCATGGATGCCGGCATCGACGGCATCACGCTGGCCGCCGGCCTGCACCTCGGCTCCTTCGGCCTGATCGAGGACCACCCGCGCTTCCGCGACGTCAAGCTCGGCATCATCGTCTCGTCCCTGCGCGCGCTGCAACTCTTCCTGCGCAAATCCGCGCGCACCAACCGCCTGCCCGACTACGTCGTCGTCGAAGGCCCGCTCGCGGGCGGCCACCTCGGCTTCGGCATGGACTGGGCGCAGTACGACCTGCACGCCATCGTCGCCGAGATCCGCGAATGGCTCGCCGCCGAGCACCTCGACATCCCCCTGATCCCCGCCGGCGGCATCTTCACCGGCAGCGACGCGGTGCGCTTCCTTGAAAGCGGCTCCGCGGCCGTGCAGGTCGCCACCCGCTTCACGGTGTCGCACGAATGCGGCCTCCCGCCCGACGTGCAACAGCATTACTTCGCCGCGCAGGAACAGGACATCGAGGTCAACAACATCTCGCCCACCGGCTACCCGATGCGCATGCTGAAGAGCAGCCCCGCGATCGGCTCCGGCATCCGCCCGAACTGCGAAGCCTACGGCTACCTGCTCGACGGCAACGGCAATTGCGCCTACATCACCGCCTACAATCGCGAACTCGCGCTGCACCCCGACGAGAAGCGGCTCAAGGTGATGGACAAGACCTGCCTGTGCACCCACATGCGCAACTTCGATTGCTGGACCTGCGGCCACTACACCTACCGCCTCAAGGACACCACGCACCGGCGCGCCGACGGCACCTACCGGATCCTCACCGCCGAGCACATCTTCCACGACTACCAGTACAGCAAGGACAACAAGATCGCGCTGCCTGCAGTCGAGACGGGCGAAGCAGCCGGGTCGGCCTGA
- a CDS encoding NfeD family protein codes for MRRTIWALLALALLIFGFLQLNRPAAAPTGGEVVVLRIDGVIGPASSDFFTRELARAHARGAGLLVLAMDTPGGLDTSMRAIIRDILASPIPIATWVGPEGARAASAGTYILYASHLATMAPATNLGAATPVAIGMPGGKPGGDPTPRDKPDADNADKDGKSAPGIGDAMMEKVRNDAAAYLRSLAQLRGRSGDFAERAVREAASLSADEALAAGVIDLIAADLPELMRKIDGREVKLDDGRTQRLSTAAATVTEIAPDWRMRLLALLSNPQLALVLMMIGIYALFFEFTSPGFGVPGVAGAICLLVALYAFQLLPVNWAGVALLALGAILMLAEAFLPSFGALGVGGIVAFVVGGLFLMDTEAPGFGIPLAFLIGLAIASALVIGAVGSFAARTRRRPVVSGREQMAGTIATVTTVTAEGAWALVQGESWRVRSAAPLAPGDRVRITGLDGLTLLVEPLIADPANRRGGSPP; via the coding sequence ATGCGCAGAACGATATGGGCGCTGCTCGCACTCGCCCTGCTGATCTTCGGCTTCCTGCAACTCAACCGCCCGGCGGCCGCGCCGACGGGCGGCGAGGTCGTCGTGCTGCGCATCGACGGCGTGATCGGCCCAGCCAGCTCCGACTTCTTCACCCGCGAGCTCGCCCGTGCGCACGCGCGCGGCGCGGGTCTTCTCGTGCTTGCGATGGACACACCCGGCGGCCTCGACACCTCGATGCGCGCCATCATCAGGGACATCCTCGCCTCGCCCATCCCCATCGCCACGTGGGTCGGCCCGGAGGGCGCGCGTGCCGCCAGCGCCGGCACCTACATCCTGTACGCCAGCCATCTCGCGACGATGGCCCCCGCCACCAACCTCGGCGCGGCGACGCCCGTGGCGATCGGCATGCCGGGCGGCAAACCCGGGGGCGATCCCACGCCCAGAGACAAGCCCGACGCCGATAACGCGGACAAGGACGGCAAGAGCGCCCCGGGCATCGGCGACGCGATGATGGAAAAGGTCCGCAACGACGCCGCGGCCTACCTGCGCAGCCTCGCGCAGCTGCGCGGGCGCAGCGGCGACTTCGCCGAGCGCGCGGTGCGCGAAGCCGCCAGCCTGTCCGCCGACGAAGCGCTCGCCGCCGGCGTCATCGACCTCATCGCCGCCGACCTGCCCGAACTGATGAGGAAGATCGACGGCCGCGAGGTGAAACTCGACGACGGACGCACGCAACGCCTGTCGACCGCCGCCGCGACCGTCACCGAAATCGCTCCCGACTGGCGCATGCGTCTGCTCGCCCTGTTATCGAATCCTCAGCTCGCACTGGTGCTGATGATGATCGGCATCTACGCCCTGTTCTTCGAGTTCACCAGCCCCGGCTTCGGCGTGCCCGGCGTCGCCGGCGCGATCTGCCTGCTGGTCGCGCTGTACGCCTTCCAGCTTTTGCCGGTGAACTGGGCGGGCGTCGCGCTGCTCGCCCTCGGCGCCATCCTGATGCTCGCCGAAGCCTTCCTGCCGAGCTTCGGCGCCCTCGGCGTCGGCGGCATCGTCGCCTTCGTCGTCGGCGGATTGTTCCTCATGGACACCGAGGCACCCGGCTTCGGCATCCCGCTCGCCTTCCTGATCGGCCTTGCGATCGCCAGCGCGCTGGTGATCGGCGCCGTCGGCAGCTTCGCCGCACGCACGCGCCGGCGGCCCGTCGTCAGCGGCCGCGAACAGATGGCCGGCACGATCGCAACGGTCACCACCGTCACCGCCGAAGGCGCATGGGCCCTCGTCCAGGGCGAATCCTGGCGCGTGCGCAGCGCGGCGCCCCTCGCACCGGGAGACCGGGTGCGCATCACCGGGCTCGACGGCCTCACCCTGCTCGTCGAGCCGCTCATCGCCGATCCGGCCAATCGCCGTGGAGGAAGTCCGCCATGA